From Pseudodesulfovibrio nedwellii:
CGCATCTATTTCTGTTGTTATGGGTATCCTCGTTATCCGCAAGATCATTAAGATTAAGGTCTAGGAGGTCGTCATGAGTGAAGCACAATTGATTCCTCTGTTTGCGGCAGGCCTTGCCTTTGTTTCTGTCCTCTTGGGCGGTTACGGTCTTATCGGTTATTTGAGTGGAGCCAATGATACGGCCAAGCTTAAGGAGCGTGTCTCTGGGACTACGATCAAACGGTCTGAAGCCTTGGCCGCACCCTTGACCTCCATGGTCAAGAATTCCCTGAAGTTCTTTGGCCGTATGGGGTCCAAGATTGGTCCGACCGAAGTCGATGAAATCGACAAGAATCGTATGCGACTGATTCAGGCTGGATTGCGTACGGCTGACTCTTATAAAATCTTTCAGGGCATTAAGGGCTGTTTGGCTATCGGGCTGTCTGGCGGATTCTTGCTTTTCCGTTTTCTTTTTTCACCGGACATAAGTGTGGCGATCTCTGCGTTTAGCGCAGTGTTTCTTGCTACTATTGGTGTATATGGGCCTGAATATTGGCTGACCAAGAAGATTGCCAGGCGCAAGCTGACAGTGTCCGACGAATTGCCAGATGCTCTGGATCTTCTTGTGGTTTGTGTCGAATCCGGCATGGGGCTTGATCAGGCTATTGATCGGGTCTGTCATGAACTCAGACGATCTGGTCCTGTCATCAGTTCGGAATTTAAACTCCTGACTTTGGAGTTGCGGGCAGGCAAGTCCCGTTCCGAGGCTCTGCGCTCTTTGGCGGAGCGGGTCGGGATGGATGATCTGAACAGTTTGACTTCATTACTTATCCAGGCGGACGCTTTTGGCATCAGCGTTGGTCGTACCCTGCGAGTCTACTCGGACGCCATGCGCATCAAGCGCTCCCAGCGCGCCGAGGAAAAGGCCGCCAAGATGCCGGTGTTGCTGCTTCTTCCCCTGATTGCGTTCATCCTTCCCGCTCTGTTCGTGACGATCCTCGGACCTGCGGTAATTATGAGCATGGATATGTTCTCAGCGATGAACCATTAGGCGTAACAAGCCAAGGAGAATTCCTATGTATAAGATCACTATCATTGCCATGACACTTATTGCCGGATTGATATTTTCCGGTTGCGCGGTCAAGTCCCAAGACGACATGACTTTTGACGAACTGGCTTACGGCGAGGAAAGTTCGGTCAAGTTGTCCAGCGAACAACATGAGCAGGTGGGCGATGGATATATCCGTCGTGCCAAGCCGGAAATGGCACTCATGCATTACAACAAGGCCATCGAATTGGACGAGAACAATCTCGACGTTCGCGTGAAGCGAGGCCACATGTTGGTGACGGAAGGATTGGATGAGCAGGCTTTGGCCGAGTTTAACAACGTATTGGAACGAAACAGCGACCATGCCATTGCTAATGAGGCTGCTGGCGGTGTCTACTTCCGTGCCGGGTTGTTTGACGAAGCTCAGACCTATCTGGAAAAAGCCGTGAAACTTAATCCTATGCTTTGGAAGGCGCATAACTATCTGGGCATTCTTATGGATCGGGACGCAGAGTATGACATGGCTGCCAAATATTTTGCCCGCGCTCTTGAACTGCATCAGGGCAATGGGACCGATGAAATTTACAACAATCTTGGTGTGGTTCATATCGCTCGCAAACAGTATGGGCAGGCAATCGAGTCTTTCCGTCTGGCCTTGAAGTCCGGTGGTGTTTCGGTGCGTACCTATAACAATCTCGGGTTGGCATTGACCCGCCTCGGGCGACTGGATGAAGCTTTGGAATCCTTCAAGTATGCAGGTGGAGAGGCCAAGGCTTACAATAACCTTGGGTATGTTCTTTTGACCGATAATGAGCCGGGTAAGGCTGTTCCTTATTTCGAGATGGCTCTTGAGCTTTCTCCCACATATTACGTCAAGGCTGCCGACAACCTGAAGCGTGCCCGCCTCGCGGCTCGTTTTCAGAAGAATGGCACCAAGACACAATTAAGCGGTTCCACCCCGAACCCGCTGCTTCGTCAGTCTTTCCCCGACACGAAGCAGCTCCCCGGCGGGCCTGCGGCATCTCCCGCGTCCGCAGGCTCGCCACTTCCTACCACTGATATTCAGAATGTATCACTGGAGGAGACGAGTGCCGGGGTTAACGATATACGAAGTGCGTCATACGGCCTGCATGTTAGTTCCTGGCGTGATGACACCAGTGCTTTTGAACACTGTGCGACGCTGCGCAAGCAGGGGTTCGACACTTGGATTAACCAAGTGGACCTCGGTGAAAAGGGCATATGGTATCGTGTTTTGGTGGGTAATTTCGCTTCCATCAAAGACGCCAAAAATGAACGGTCTGACGTACTTGCCATTCTGAATCTCAAAAGAGCACCTGTATTTGAAAGGGTTACTCCCAAGCCGGATGGATCACATTTGTAAGAAGAAAGAATTGTGTAAATGAGATCGGATATGATGTGATAACCGTGAAAAAAAGTGAAATACACAGCACCCCGGTCGGGCAGGAGTATCCTGACCGGTCCGGGGTGTATCCTTTTAATCGTAACCTTTCTTTTTCAAGCGGATTTCACTATATTCCTTTTAGAAATATGGCATCAATCAGGGACCTGAGCCAATTGGGGAGATACGACTTGGCAACAGAGAATACTACCCGTTTTCGCGTTCTCGCCGTGGATCACGACGAATCCATGCTCACGCTTTACCGCGATGTCCTTTGCTATGAAAGCGAGGAGCCATCGGCGTTGGAAGCCTTGTTCAGTGATGATGTCCAACTCCCGTCACGCGAAGAGATAGACGCGGAAGCGATCAAGCCCGTGTTTGATGTCGAGCAGGCTTCCACCCCCAGAGAAGGGCTGACCGCTATGATGCATGCTCAGGAGCGGGGAGAGCCTTTTACCATTGCCCTTATTGATATCCATTTGTCAGTAGAAGAAGATTGTTTGGCTGGCCTGGACCTGGCTGCCCATATCCGTGCCATGGACCCTAATTTAGAGATAGTTCTGTTGTCGGCCAAGCATCATATTCCTTTGAAGGAAATTAATAGGCGTGTCCCTCCGCCAGAGAAATTGCTTTTTGTTCAAAAACCTTTTCGTTCGCCGGAGCTCAAACAGATTGCCATGTCTCTGTGTTCCAAGTGGGACGTGGAAAATCGGTTGCGTGATCTGAATGAGACGTTGGCTGTAAAAGTTGAGGCCAGGACCTCGGAATTGAATGCGGCCAACCGCCGGTTGAGATTGGATATTTCTAAACGTGCCGCCGTGCTCCGGCAATTGCAAGCCAGTGAAAAGCGATACCGTTTGCTGTTTGAGAAAGACATTACTGGTAACTTTGCCGCAGATAGTGATGGTTTGATTCTTGATTGTAATGTCGCATTTGCAGACCTCTTTGATTTTACTTCACCGCAGGATGCGCATGGTACGAATATCTTCAACGTGTGGGAGCGCGTGGGGGCTTCGGAGTCCTTACGTGATTTGCTTGCAGGGCTGGGGAGACTCTCCAATCATGAAGTTGTTTTCCGTCATGGCGTTTTGCGAAGACACCTTCTTGTCAGTTGCGATACGGTTTTGGATGCTGAGGGGAACACTCTGGAGTACAGGGGGTATATCTTCGATATTTCCGAGCCGAAGCGATTGGAAGAACAGCTTCGTCAATCGCAGAAGATGGAAGCTCTCGGGACATTGGCAGGTGGTATTGCACATGATTTTAACAATATTCTTGGCGTGATTCTTGGCTACGCGGAGATTATTGAATCAAGTGCCGAACCGGAGTCCGGTCTGGATAGGCGAATCAAGGAAGTTTCTCGCGCAGGCAGGCGTGCCAGAGACCTTGTTACTCAGATTCTTAATTTTTCTCGTCAAGGTCCGCAGGAGCGTCACGCCATGATGCTTGCGCCGCTTATCAAGGAAGCCCTCAAGCTTCTTCGTTCCTCGGTTCCTACCAATGTTGAGATTATTTCTCGTATGGAGGCTGCTCAGGATAATGTTATGGCGGACCCGACGCAGATACATCAGATTATGCTTAATCTGTGCGGTAATGCAGCTTTTGCCATGCAAGGGACTGGTGGGACGTTGACCGTTACCATGGCAGATGTTTCAGGCGCAGATGAAGTCGTGCCGCCGGAAGATTTGGGTAAACCGGAGCGTTTTTTACGATTGACTGTGGCTGATACTGGGCCTGGGATTGATCCGGCTGTGATTGATCGGGTCTTTGATCCTTTCTTTACTACCAAGAAGCAGGGCGAAGGGACTGGAATGGGGTTGGCCATGGTGCATGGCATTGTTAAACGACATGATGGATACCTTGAATTGGAAAATAGGCCGGGCCATGGTGCCACTTTTCATGTCTTTCTGCCTAAGAATTCTGAAATTGGTCGTACGGACGTTGATACTCCTGCTGATCTCGTGTTTCGCGAGGGGCGTATTTTGTTTGTGGATGACGAGAAGCCGCTAGTTGATATCGGGCGGGAGATGCTTGAGTCTTGTGGTTTTGAAGTTGTTACTCGTACATCGAGTATTGAGGCTTTGGAGGCCTTTAAGTATAAAGCAAACGACTTTGATTTAGTGATAACCGATCAAACCATGCCGAATATGACAGGTATGGAGTTTGCTCGGGAAGTGCTTAAGTTGCGGCCGAATATTCCTATTATTTTGTGTACAGGTTTTTCAGATGCTGTTTCGTATGATCGGTTGCGGGATGTGGGGATTGGGGATTTCATTATGAAGCCGATATTGAAGCATGACCTTATGGCGGCGATTAGTCGTTTGTTGGCGAAAGAATAAAGACAGAAATAAGGAAGGGCCGCTTTGGAAGCGGCCTTTTTATTTGAAATATGAGCCTTCGGCGAGAGTCATTGTTGGGGTGCTGGAGCACCCAACGTTTTCCATGCCCTGCGCGGGCGGCGGATCTTTTTGGCTGAGCCGCCCCAAAAAGAACCAAAAAACTCGGCTCACGAGCTTGGCCGCCCCCATGATTGGCGGTAAGAATCTGATCCAATCGAGTCGGCTCCACCTGATTAAAAGTATAAGCCCTGCCTCTCCCGTAATCCCTCAGTTTAAGATAAGTTTCCTTATCCCCTGATTAGAGCCGCCTTCTTCGATTGGTCAGCTTCTAAGCCGCCGATCAAGGGCTGGGTCCCGTCTTCGTCTGGCTGGGAGGAAGAAAAAAGAAATTGTCTTCGGAGGGAGAGCGGTGTTGGGGTGTTGGAGCACCCCAAGGCCCTTTATGGATAACGAAGAGCCTAAAATCAAAAACGTTCACCTACACCGAAACTACCTTACAACGACGAACAATTGATAGCGAACCTTAGAGCCTGTCCAGCGCGGCGAAACGTAGCCCGACCGAGTCTGTACCACAGACAATCCTGTCGGGCAGTAAAGCCGCGTACAGGCTCTTAGGTTCGCTATCAGGCTCACATCGAAAAGGCGTTTTTTGCCTCCTTTTTTTCGCCTCAAAAAAAGCAGGTCGCCGTAAAGGCGAAACCTTTGAAACAATACCGTTTGCACTTTCACTGCGGATGCACGCAACGCCCTCCAAAAAGATAAGCCCCTCTCTTCTTCACGGCATTTTCATTGCGGATACACGCAACGCCCATCAAAAAAGCCAGTGAGTAATCTCACTGGCTTTCCTTTTTTCATTAAACCGCCGTCAGTATTTAATACATCAACCCCGGCAGGAACAGAATAATCTGCGGGAAGATGAACAACAAGGCGATGCCGAGAATAATAGCCGCCATGAAAGGTAGAATTCCTTTGAATATTTCTTCCAGTGTGACGGATGGCGCGATCTTCTGACACATTCCATACACGACATACACATTAATCCCTACAGGCGGCGTGATAACCCCCATCTCGGTGACAAGCACTATAATGATGCCGAACCAGATAGGGTCATATCCCATTTCAGTGACCACCGGGAAAAACACCGGGATGGTTAGCATGATCAACGCGAGTGAGTCCATGAAACACCCACCGATGAAGTAGATCAGAATGATCGCTCCCATAATGGCGAACGGCGGCATGTCGAATGCAGACACCCAGTTGGCGATGTCAAACGGGATGCGTGTAACAGCAAGGAATTTGCCGAATACGACAGCCCCCGCGATGAGGACCAGTACCATGCAAGAGGTCCGTAGTGTTTCATTGAGTGAATTGACGAATGCCTTCCATGAAAGCTGACGTTTGATGACAGCCAGCGCGAGTACGCCGATAACTCCGATGGATGCGGCCTCGGTGGGCGTGAAAAGCCCCCAGAACAAGCCGCCGATAACCAGCGCGAAGATGAGCAAGGTATCAATGAGATTGAGAAGTGACTTGAACTTTTCGCTCCAAGTGAAGGGGGTACCCTTGGGGCCGAGGTCCGGGTTGATTTTACACTGAAGGTAAATGCCGACCACAAACAGTGCCGTGAGTAAAATGGCCGGTAAAATGCCGGACACGAACAATGCGCCGATAGATTGTTCGGTCAGGACACCATAGATGATAAGCACGACAGAAGGCGGCATAATCATGCCCAGTCCGCCACCGGACGCTACGGATGCGGTCGCCAGAGAGTTGGCGTACCCATAACGTTTCATCTCGGGGATGCCGACAGTGGACATGGTGGCTGCTGTAGCCGGACTTGAACCGCAGACTGCGCCGAATGCGGTGCAGGCCGAGACCGTGGCCATGGCGAGGCCGCCACGAGTGTTGCCGAGGAATCTGTATGCGGTGTCGTACAGTCGTTTCGAAATACCGCAGTTAAAGGCTATTTGGCCCATGAGGATGAAGAGCGGGATAGTCGAGAGTTCATAGGACGCGAATGCGTCGTACACATTACGGCTCATGAGGTTCAGGCCGCCTTTCCACGAGGTGAGGAGCGAGAACCCGATAAAACCTACGAGCATCATGACAAAAGCGACGGGCATACGGGTCATGAACAGGAATACCATGACGATGATGCCGATGATTCCGGCAGTGGTCGGATCCATAATTATCCCTCGCTCTTCTTGAAAAATGAGAGAACGTCTGCGGCCAGACAGAGGGCGTAGATAAAGAAGCCGAAGGACAGGACGTAGACCACGTAGTATTCGGGCAGTTCCAGATTCATGGAAACTTCGCCCGATTCAGCCAGAGTCCCGGCATACATGAACATGCGCCAGGAGATGATGGATACCAAGGCCAACGTGGCGAGAGTGGTGATGAATTTGACGCGATCACGAATTTTTTTGGAAAAGCGACGGATCAGGATTTCAACCCCGATGTGGCTCTTTTGATAATGCGTATATGGCAGGGCGAATCCCACGGCAATGACGCCGAGTATGGAGACAATTTCCTCGCACCCGAAAATTGGGGTGTTGAATGCGCCGCGCAGGAACACGTCTGTTCCTGTCATGACAGCCATGCCTGCCAGACAGATCGCGGCGATGGTCCGCATGATCTTTTCTGTCAGGCCGAGCGGCCCTCGTGCTTCTTCCATTTCATAGTCCTTTGCGTCGAAAGCGCACGACAGAGCGGCCTTGAGGACCGCTCTGTCGTGGTAATGACTATTTCAGTGTTGATTGGGTAAATTCCAGGATGGTCTTGCCATCAAGACCTTTCTTCGTTGTTTCGGCGACATAGCCGTCGAGAACAGGCTTGGCTGCTATGACCCATGCCTCGGATTCTTCGACGGATAGCTCCATGATTTCGCCACCCTTATCCATGAAGAACTGGCGTCCGGCTGCGTCTGCTTCATCCCAAGCTGTCGCGTGCTTGACCGCCCATTCCTCGTTGATTTTGCGAATGATCTGCTGGGATTCGGTATCAATGGCCGTCCACTTGTCTTTGTTCATAACAATGAAGAACACTGTGGTGTAGGCCACGCTGAATGAGTCCGTGCCGTACTTGCAGACTTCGCCGAGCTTGAAAGATTTATTGGACTCGATGGGGTGCATGCTTCCGTCAACAACGCCTTTTTGCAGGAGTTGGTAGTTTTCGGGCATGGGTTTAGCCACAGGCGTACCGCCCAGAGCCTTGACCAGCTTGGCGGAGTTGCCGGTGGCGCGAATCTTTTCGCCCTTGATGTCGGCCAGTGTTTTGACTGGTTTTTGGACCGTGAACAGCAGACCGGGGCCGTGGCCGTTGAAGTACATGACTTCCACGTCACTGAGTTCGGCTGGGTTGAATTTCTTATAGACAGCATTGGCCGTGGCAGTGGCCTGTGCTGCGGAGGTGTATCCCAGAGGAAGATCAACGGCTGCCATGACCGGGAAGCGACCGCGTGAGTAGGCGAGACAGGATAACCCGACATCGGACATGCCTTCCACGACGCCATCGTAGCATTGTTTGGCTTTGGTCAGGGTGCCGCCGGGGTAATATTCGATAACCACTTTGCCGTTGGTCCTTTTCTCCACTTCCAGACACCACGCTTCAGCCAGTTTCGATTGATGGTTAGTGGTCGGGAAGAAATTGGAGTAGGTCAACTTTGTTTCGGCCTGACCTATGGTCGGCAGGGCAACGCACAGCACAGCTACGGCCATGAATGTTGTCAGCAGTTTTTTCATTGTTTCCTCCGGGAATTTGCTCGGTTCCGAGGAAGGGCTTTCGCCCCACCTTTGTATAATGAGCCTGCGGTCACGCCATATGACACGCAGGCCTGAAGCCCCCTATGGACTTTTTGTCATTTCGGTCTGGATGAATTCGAC
This genomic window contains:
- a CDS encoding type II secretion system F family protein produces the protein MSEAQLIPLFAAGLAFVSVLLGGYGLIGYLSGANDTAKLKERVSGTTIKRSEALAAPLTSMVKNSLKFFGRMGSKIGPTEVDEIDKNRMRLIQAGLRTADSYKIFQGIKGCLAIGLSGGFLLFRFLFSPDISVAISAFSAVFLATIGVYGPEYWLTKKIARRKLTVSDELPDALDLLVVCVESGMGLDQAIDRVCHELRRSGPVISSEFKLLTLELRAGKSRSEALRSLAERVGMDDLNSLTSLLIQADAFGISVGRTLRVYSDAMRIKRSQRAEEKAAKMPVLLLLPLIAFILPALFVTILGPAVIMSMDMFSAMNH
- a CDS encoding TRAP transporter small permease yields the protein MEEARGPLGLTEKIMRTIAAICLAGMAVMTGTDVFLRGAFNTPIFGCEEIVSILGVIAVGFALPYTHYQKSHIGVEILIRRFSKKIRDRVKFITTLATLALVSIISWRMFMYAGTLAESGEVSMNLELPEYYVVYVLSFGFFIYALCLAADVLSFFKKSEG
- a CDS encoding SPOR domain-containing protein, producing the protein MYKITIIAMTLIAGLIFSGCAVKSQDDMTFDELAYGEESSVKLSSEQHEQVGDGYIRRAKPEMALMHYNKAIELDENNLDVRVKRGHMLVTEGLDEQALAEFNNVLERNSDHAIANEAAGGVYFRAGLFDEAQTYLEKAVKLNPMLWKAHNYLGILMDRDAEYDMAAKYFARALELHQGNGTDEIYNNLGVVHIARKQYGQAIESFRLALKSGGVSVRTYNNLGLALTRLGRLDEALESFKYAGGEAKAYNNLGYVLLTDNEPGKAVPYFEMALELSPTYYVKAADNLKRARLAARFQKNGTKTQLSGSTPNPLLRQSFPDTKQLPGGPAASPASAGSPLPTTDIQNVSLEETSAGVNDIRSASYGLHVSSWRDDTSAFEHCATLRKQGFDTWINQVDLGEKGIWYRVLVGNFASIKDAKNERSDVLAILNLKRAPVFERVTPKPDGSHL
- a CDS encoding hybrid sensor histidine kinase/response regulator, which encodes MASIRDLSQLGRYDLATENTTRFRVLAVDHDESMLTLYRDVLCYESEEPSALEALFSDDVQLPSREEIDAEAIKPVFDVEQASTPREGLTAMMHAQERGEPFTIALIDIHLSVEEDCLAGLDLAAHIRAMDPNLEIVLLSAKHHIPLKEINRRVPPPEKLLFVQKPFRSPELKQIAMSLCSKWDVENRLRDLNETLAVKVEARTSELNAANRRLRLDISKRAAVLRQLQASEKRYRLLFEKDITGNFAADSDGLILDCNVAFADLFDFTSPQDAHGTNIFNVWERVGASESLRDLLAGLGRLSNHEVVFRHGVLRRHLLVSCDTVLDAEGNTLEYRGYIFDISEPKRLEEQLRQSQKMEALGTLAGGIAHDFNNILGVILGYAEIIESSAEPESGLDRRIKEVSRAGRRARDLVTQILNFSRQGPQERHAMMLAPLIKEALKLLRSSVPTNVEIISRMEAAQDNVMADPTQIHQIMLNLCGNAAFAMQGTGGTLTVTMADVSGADEVVPPEDLGKPERFLRLTVADTGPGIDPAVIDRVFDPFFTTKKQGEGTGMGLAMVHGIVKRHDGYLELENRPGHGATFHVFLPKNSEIGRTDVDTPADLVFREGRILFVDDEKPLVDIGREMLESCGFEVVTRTSSIEALEAFKYKANDFDLVITDQTMPNMTGMEFAREVLKLRPNIPIILCTGFSDAVSYDRLRDVGIGDFIMKPILKHDLMAAISRLLAKE
- a CDS encoding TRAP transporter substrate-binding protein; the protein is MKKLLTTFMAVAVLCVALPTIGQAETKLTYSNFFPTTNHQSKLAEAWCLEVEKRTNGKVVIEYYPGGTLTKAKQCYDGVVEGMSDVGLSCLAYSRGRFPVMAAVDLPLGYTSAAQATATANAVYKKFNPAELSDVEVMYFNGHGPGLLFTVQKPVKTLADIKGEKIRATGNSAKLVKALGGTPVAKPMPENYQLLQKGVVDGSMHPIESNKSFKLGEVCKYGTDSFSVAYTTVFFIVMNKDKWTAIDTESQQIIRKINEEWAVKHATAWDEADAAGRQFFMDKGGEIMELSVEESEAWVIAAKPVLDGYVAETTKKGLDGKTILEFTQSTLK
- a CDS encoding TRAP transporter large permease, producing the protein MDPTTAGIIGIIVMVFLFMTRMPVAFVMMLVGFIGFSLLTSWKGGLNLMSRNVYDAFASYELSTIPLFILMGQIAFNCGISKRLYDTAYRFLGNTRGGLAMATVSACTAFGAVCGSSPATAATMSTVGIPEMKRYGYANSLATASVASGGGLGMIMPPSVVLIIYGVLTEQSIGALFVSGILPAILLTALFVVGIYLQCKINPDLGPKGTPFTWSEKFKSLLNLIDTLLIFALVIGGLFWGLFTPTEAASIGVIGVLALAVIKRQLSWKAFVNSLNETLRTSCMVLVLIAGAVVFGKFLAVTRIPFDIANWVSAFDMPPFAIMGAIILIYFIGGCFMDSLALIMLTIPVFFPVVTEMGYDPIWFGIIIVLVTEMGVITPPVGINVYVVYGMCQKIAPSVTLEEIFKGILPFMAAIILGIALLFIFPQIILFLPGLMY